One genomic window of Elaeis guineensis isolate ETL-2024a chromosome 2, EG11, whole genome shotgun sequence includes the following:
- the LOC105061243 gene encoding DUF21 domain-containing protein At2g14520 isoform X1 yields MAVEYHCCEGRFFLHIVIIVLLVLFAGLMSGLTLGLMSLSLVDLEVLAKSGTPQDRKHAAKILPVVQRQHLLLCTLLTCNAAAMEALPIFLDSLVTAWGAILISVTLILLFGEIIPQSVCSRHGLAIGAAVAPVVRVLVWICFPVAYPISKLLDFLLGEGHVALFRRAELKTLVTLHGNEAGKGGELTHDETTIIAGALELSEKKAKDAMTPLSQTFAIDINEKLDRNLMQLIMNKGHSRVPVYYEKPTNIIGLILVKNLLSIHPDDEVPVKSVTIRKIPRVLEDMPLYDILNEFQKGHSHMAVVVKRRVATEQPSNIADGDLKLNIDGDKPNERNVESAKQLHKWKSHPSTSHKLNRGNSRGRKWTRDDSASVLQIDDKPLPIISEDEEAVGIITMEDVIEELLQEEIFDETDYHEDRQ; encoded by the exons ATGGCCGTGGAATACCATTGCTGCGAGGGCCGGTTCTTTCTGCACATAGTGATCATTGTGCTGCTGGTGCTCTTCGCCGGGCTCATGTCGGGCCTCACCCTGGGGTTGATGTCGCTTAGCCTTGTCGATCTCGAAGTCCTCGCCAAGTCCGGCACGCCTCAGGACCGCAAGCATGCCG CCAAGATATTGCCTGTTGTGCAGAGACAGCATTTGTTGTTGTGCACTCTTCTTACATGCAATGCTGCagccatggag GCTCTCCCCATTTTTCTTGACAGTTTGGTCACAGCATGGGGTGCTATCTTGATCTCGGTGACATTGATACTTCTGTTTGGTGAG ATTATCCCACAGTCTGTGTGCTCTCGACATGGGTTAGCTATTGGAGCAGCAGTTGCACCGGTTGTCCGTGTGCTTGTGTGGATCTGCTTTCCTGTGGCATATCCAATTAGCAAG TTGTTGGACTTTTTGTTGGGAGAAGGACATGTAGCTCTTTTCCGCAGAGCTGAGCTGAAAACTCTTGTTACTTTACATGGGAATGAG GCTGGGAAAGGGGGAGAACTGACCCATGATGAAACGACTATCATTGCTGGAGCACTTGAACTTAGTGAGAAAAAAGCCAAAGATGCCATGACTCCTCTATCTCAAACCTTTGCAATTGATATCAATGAAAAACTTGATAG GAATTTGATGCAGTTGATTATGAATAAGGGGCATAGCAGAGTGCCAGTTTACTATGAAAAACCAACAAACATAATTGGTCTCATCCTG GTGAAGAACTTATTGTCCATACACCCTGATGATGAGGTGCCAGTTAAGAGTGTCACAATTCGAAAGATTCCACG GGTTCTAGAAGACATGCCTCTGTATGATATTTTGAATGAGTTTCAGAAGGGTCACAGTCACATGGCAGTTGTCGTAAAGCGAAGAGTCGCAACAGAACAGCCTAGCAACATTGCAGATGGTG ATTTGAAGCTGAATATTGATGGTGATAAGCCTAATGAAAGAAATGTGGAGAGTGCCAAGCAGCTACACAAGTGGAAGAGTCATCCTTCAACTTCACATAAGCTAAACAGGGGCAATAGTAGAGGTAGAAAATGGACCAGGGATGATTCAGCCAGTGTATTGCAAATTGATGATAAACCCCTGCCCATCATAAGTGAAGATGAAGAGGCTGTTGGGATAATAACAATGGAGGATGTTATTGAAGAGCTACTACAG GAGGAGATATTTGATGAGACGGATTATCATGAGGATCGGCAGTGA
- the LOC105061243 gene encoding DUF21 domain-containing protein At2g14520 isoform X2: MPERVNADIMGLYWLFLAAKILPVVQRQHLLLCTLLTCNAAAMEALPIFLDSLVTAWGAILISVTLILLFGEIIPQSVCSRHGLAIGAAVAPVVRVLVWICFPVAYPISKLLDFLLGEGHVALFRRAELKTLVTLHGNEAGKGGELTHDETTIIAGALELSEKKAKDAMTPLSQTFAIDINEKLDRNLMQLIMNKGHSRVPVYYEKPTNIIGLILVKNLLSIHPDDEVPVKSVTIRKIPRVLEDMPLYDILNEFQKGHSHMAVVVKRRVATEQPSNIADGDLKLNIDGDKPNERNVESAKQLHKWKSHPSTSHKLNRGNSRGRKWTRDDSASVLQIDDKPLPIISEDEEAVGIITMEDVIEELLQEEIFDETDYHEDRQ, from the exons ATGCCG GAGAGGGTAAATGCTGATATCATGGGATTGTACTGGTTATTCTTGGCAGCCAAGATATTGCCTGTTGTGCAGAGACAGCATTTGTTGTTGTGCACTCTTCTTACATGCAATGCTGCagccatggag GCTCTCCCCATTTTTCTTGACAGTTTGGTCACAGCATGGGGTGCTATCTTGATCTCGGTGACATTGATACTTCTGTTTGGTGAG ATTATCCCACAGTCTGTGTGCTCTCGACATGGGTTAGCTATTGGAGCAGCAGTTGCACCGGTTGTCCGTGTGCTTGTGTGGATCTGCTTTCCTGTGGCATATCCAATTAGCAAG TTGTTGGACTTTTTGTTGGGAGAAGGACATGTAGCTCTTTTCCGCAGAGCTGAGCTGAAAACTCTTGTTACTTTACATGGGAATGAG GCTGGGAAAGGGGGAGAACTGACCCATGATGAAACGACTATCATTGCTGGAGCACTTGAACTTAGTGAGAAAAAAGCCAAAGATGCCATGACTCCTCTATCTCAAACCTTTGCAATTGATATCAATGAAAAACTTGATAG GAATTTGATGCAGTTGATTATGAATAAGGGGCATAGCAGAGTGCCAGTTTACTATGAAAAACCAACAAACATAATTGGTCTCATCCTG GTGAAGAACTTATTGTCCATACACCCTGATGATGAGGTGCCAGTTAAGAGTGTCACAATTCGAAAGATTCCACG GGTTCTAGAAGACATGCCTCTGTATGATATTTTGAATGAGTTTCAGAAGGGTCACAGTCACATGGCAGTTGTCGTAAAGCGAAGAGTCGCAACAGAACAGCCTAGCAACATTGCAGATGGTG ATTTGAAGCTGAATATTGATGGTGATAAGCCTAATGAAAGAAATGTGGAGAGTGCCAAGCAGCTACACAAGTGGAAGAGTCATCCTTCAACTTCACATAAGCTAAACAGGGGCAATAGTAGAGGTAGAAAATGGACCAGGGATGATTCAGCCAGTGTATTGCAAATTGATGATAAACCCCTGCCCATCATAAGTGAAGATGAAGAGGCTGTTGGGATAATAACAATGGAGGATGTTATTGAAGAGCTACTACAG GAGGAGATATTTGATGAGACGGATTATCATGAGGATCGGCAGTGA
- the LOC105061253 gene encoding squalene monooxygenase SE1: protein MLAEYLFGGAISSFLGFLLLLILRSAKEKSKRTSNAGTPVKTAEESRPQAAGDGGTDVIVVGAGVAGSSLAHTLGKDGRQVHVIERDLTEPDRIIGELLQPGGYLKLIELGLEDCMEEIDAQRVFGYALFKDGKNTRLSYPLEKYHSDVSGRSFHNGRFIQRMREKAASLPNVKLEQGTVTALLEENGTVKGVSYKNKAGEELKAYAPLTIVCDGCFSNLRRTLCSPNVDIPSCFVGLILENCQLPYPDHGHVILADLSPILFYPISSTEVRCLVDVPGKKMPSVADGEMANYLKTVVAPQIPSKLHDAFVSAVDQGSIRTMPNKSMPASPFPTPGALLLGDAFNMRHPLTGGGMTVALSDIVVLRNLLRPLHDLRDASSLCKYLESFYTLRKPVASTINTLAGALYKVFSASPDQARNEMRQACFDYLSLGGVFSSGPIALLSGLNPCPLSLVAHFFAVAIYGVGRLLLPFPSPRRLWIGARLILGASAIIFPIIRAEGFRQMFFPATVPAYYRAPPPH, encoded by the exons aTGCTCGCCGAGTATCTCTTTGGAGGGGCGATCTCCTCGTTTCTAgggtttcttcttctccttatatTGAGGAGCGCGAAGGAGAAGAGCAAGAGGACGAGCAATGCCGGAACTCCGGTGAAGACTGCCGAGGAATCCAGGCCGCAGGCCGCCGGGGATGGCGGAACCGACGTGATCGTCGTCGGCGCAGGCGTCGCCGGATCTTCCCTCGCGCACACGCTCGGGAAG GATGGCCGCCAAGTACATGTAATTGAGAGGGATTTGACAGAGCCTGACCGCATTATTGGGGAACTTTTGCAACCTGGGGGTTACCTCAAATTGATTGAGTTAGGCTTGGAGG ACTGCATGGAAGAAATTGATGCTCAGCGGGTCTTTGGATATGCTCTTTTTAAAGATGGAAAAAATACCAGACTGTCATATCCCCTGGAAAAATATCATTCAGATGTGTCAGGGAGGAGCTTTCACAATGGACGGTTTATACAAAGGATGCGAGAGAAAGCTGCATCTTTGCCTAA TGTTAAATTGGAGCAGGGAACTGTAACAGCCTTGCTTGAAGAAAATGGTACTGTCAAGGGTGTATCATACAAGAATAAAGCTGGTGAAGAACTAAAAGCTTATGCACCGCTTACAATTGTTTGTGATGGATGCTTTTCAAATTTGCGTCGCACTCTTTGCTCTCCCAAT GTTGATATCCCCTCTTGTTTTGTTGGACTGATCCTGGAGAACTGTCAACTACCATATCCAGACCATGGACATGTTATATTGGCAGATCTTTCACCTATTTTGTTCTATCCTATCAGTAGTACCGAGGTTCGGTGTTTGGTCGATGTGCCAGGGAAAAAGATGCCTTCTGTAGCTGATGGGGAAATGGCAAATTATCTGAAGACTGTAGTGGCACCTCAG ATTCCAAGCAAGCTGCATGATGCCTTTGTATCAGCTGTTGATCAAGGAAGCATCCGAACCATGCCAAATAAGAGCATGCCTGCTTCTCCTTTTCCGACACCTGGAGCTCTTTTATTGGGAGATGCATTCAATATGCGGCATCCTCTAACCGGTGGGGGAATGACTGTGGCATTGTCTGATATTGTTGTACTACGCAATCTTCTGAGACCTTTGCATGATCTGCGGGATGCATCTTCTCTGTGCAAGTACTTAGAATCCTTCTACACTTTACGTAAG CCTGTTGCTTCTACAATAAACACTTTGGCAGGTGCCTTGTATAAGGTCTTCAGTGCTTCACCTGATCAAGCAAGGAATGAGATGCGCCAAGCCTGTTTTGACTATCTTAGTCTTGGTGGTGTGTTTTCAAGTGGGCCTATTGCTTTGCTTTCTGGCCTCAACCCTTGCCCATTAAGCTTGGTTGCACACTTTTTTGCTGTTGCCATATATGGTGTTGGCCGTCTTTTATTGCCATTTCCTTCACCTAGGCGATTGTGGATTGGAGCTAGATTGATTTTG GGTGCATCTGCTATCATATTCCCCATTATAAGAGCAGAAGGGTTTCGACAAATGTTCTTTCCTGCTACTGTTCCTGCATATTACAGAGCTCCTCCTCCTCACTAA